In the Victivallis sp. Marseille-Q1083 genome, one interval contains:
- a CDS encoding acetylxylan esterase produces MIIHSYFRCLAALATGWGIMLSADAAITVKCTPDHADHLYRSSEPVRLTFAADDDGRPLPRHPICYTLRQEDGLTAGGEIITGPDGTAVLTTALQQPGFLILATTAPDGQRTSLTGIGCEPEKIAIDAHRPADFDQFWEKQLRLLEEVPLQELAAIPVEVEPGYRPQVEAFDVKVSAYGERPVSGYLSMPKDARPGSLPAFVWFHGAGVHSSTINADIAAQGLLAFNVNAHGIENGRDKAYYQELDSGELQNYFLSGRTDRERYYFRNMFLRVVRALEYLKSRPEWDGKNLIVFGGSQGGAQALVAAALDRDVNYCFAQVPWMCNFRGAETGCHIPEWPGFLPPPDDPDYAAACRTLPYYDMINFAGRIGCHTEITVGFVDEVCCPSGVYAMFNALRSREKTIFPVPSEGHGDSIIYVKGVEQMLAVLKKLQETEPAP; encoded by the coding sequence ATGATCATTCACAGTTACTTCCGGTGCCTGGCCGCCCTGGCGACCGGCTGGGGCATCATGCTTTCCGCCGACGCGGCAATTACAGTAAAATGCACCCCGGATCACGCCGATCATCTCTACCGCAGCAGCGAACCGGTCCGGCTGACCTTTGCCGCCGACGATGACGGCCGGCCGTTGCCGCGCCACCCGATTTGCTATACACTCCGCCAGGAAGACGGCCTGACTGCCGGCGGTGAAATCATCACCGGCCCCGACGGGACGGCGGTTCTGACCACCGCGCTGCAGCAGCCCGGTTTTCTGATTCTGGCGACCACTGCGCCGGACGGCCAACGGACTTCATTGACCGGCATCGGCTGCGAACCGGAAAAAATCGCCATCGACGCCCACCGGCCGGCCGATTTCGATCAGTTCTGGGAAAAACAACTCCGCCTGCTGGAGGAAGTGCCGCTGCAGGAACTGGCCGCCATCCCGGTGGAAGTCGAACCCGGTTACCGTCCGCAAGTGGAAGCGTTCGACGTCAAAGTCTCCGCTTACGGCGAACGGCCGGTATCCGGTTATCTGTCCATGCCCAAAGACGCCCGGCCGGGTTCGCTGCCAGCTTTCGTCTGGTTCCACGGCGCCGGCGTCCACTCGTCGACGATCAACGCCGACATCGCGGCACAGGGGCTGCTGGCCTTCAACGTCAACGCCCACGGCATCGAAAACGGCCGGGACAAAGCGTATTATCAGGAGTTGGACAGCGGCGAATTGCAGAACTATTTCCTGTCCGGCCGGACCGACCGGGAACGGTACTATTTCCGGAATATGTTCCTGCGGGTGGTGCGGGCGCTGGAATACCTTAAAAGCCGGCCGGAGTGGGATGGAAAGAATCTGATCGTTTTCGGCGGCAGCCAGGGCGGCGCCCAGGCGCTGGTCGCTGCCGCCTTGGATCGAGACGTCAATTACTGCTTCGCGCAAGTACCGTGGATGTGCAATTTCCGGGGCGCCGAAACGGGATGCCATATTCCGGAATGGCCGGGCTTCCTGCCGCCGCCGGACGATCCGGATTATGCGGCGGCCTGCCGGACGCTGCCATATTACGATATGATCAATTTCGCCGGCCGCATCGGCTGCCACACCGAGATCACCGTCGGCTTTGTCGATGAAGTGTGCTGTCCCTCCGGCGTTTACGCGATGTTCAATGCGCTGAGGAGCCGGGAGAAGACCATCTTCCCGGTGCCGTCCGAAGGCCACGGCGACAGTATTATCTATGTCAAAGGCGTCGAACAGATGCTGGCGGTGTTGAAAAAACTGCAGGAAACTGAACCGGCGCCGTAA
- a CDS encoding metallophosphoesterase — translation MRPKPFRRISQLALLLLPFLSGGCGSVSQPATVRFAAFADVQYCSEHEELAGRHYRRSRELLAQTIEALNGERVDFAVNLGDLVDHGWQNYPPVLQELEQLQMPLYSVLGNHDFEVGDRYKRHVSVRLGMPAPYYAFRLGNWRFLALDTNEISLYAWPAGSAEADRYARLIAEQYPEERRHGYNGGYSAEQLHWIEAQLAEAAEAGEAVVILQHCPIEPGGKCPATLNSDRLLELLDRYEDTVKLCLSGHHHAGGQFVRRGVLFKTVKGQVEAGMPTYVIVELSEKNVTVHGFGDEAGSRLPAD, via the coding sequence ATGCGCCCAAAACCGTTCAGACGCATTTCGCAACTGGCGTTGCTGCTGCTGCCGTTCTTATCGGGCGGTTGCGGCAGCGTATCCCAACCGGCGACGGTCCGCTTCGCCGCCTTTGCCGATGTCCAGTACTGTTCGGAGCATGAGGAACTGGCCGGCCGGCACTACCGCCGGTCCAGGGAATTGCTGGCCCAGACCATCGAAGCGCTGAACGGCGAACGGGTGGATTTCGCCGTCAACCTCGGCGATCTGGTCGACCACGGCTGGCAGAATTATCCGCCGGTCCTGCAGGAACTGGAACAATTGCAAATGCCGCTCTACAGCGTCCTGGGCAATCACGATTTTGAAGTGGGCGACCGTTACAAACGGCACGTATCGGTCCGGCTCGGCATGCCGGCACCCTATTACGCCTTCCGGCTCGGCAACTGGCGCTTTCTGGCACTGGACACCAATGAAATCAGCCTTTACGCCTGGCCGGCCGGCAGTGCCGAAGCGGACCGATACGCCCGTCTGATCGCCGAACAGTACCCGGAGGAACGCCGGCACGGCTACAACGGCGGTTACAGCGCCGAACAGCTCCACTGGATCGAAGCGCAACTGGCCGAAGCGGCCGAAGCCGGCGAAGCGGTAGTGATTCTGCAGCACTGTCCGATCGAACCGGGCGGCAAGTGCCCGGCGACGCTGAATTCAGACCGGCTGCTCGAACTGCTCGACCGTTACGAGGACACGGTGAAACTTTGTCTGTCCGGCCATCATCACGCCGGCGGCCAGTTCGTTCGCCGCGGCGTGCTGTTCAAGACCGTCAAAGGCCAGGTGGAAGCCGGTATGCCAACTTATGTCATCGTCGAACTGAGCGAAAAAAACGTGACCGTTCACGGCTTCGGCGACGAGGCCGGCAGCCGCCTTCCCGCCGATTGA
- a CDS encoding hydroxyacid dehydrogenase — MKPKALFWCGTPERIGEVFSPEQRRRLARLTDLTPEVVNHANFSAERHGGAEVIFSTWGMEPLREAELAALPTLKVLFYAAGATDAFVRPLLRRGIAVVSAWQANAIPVAEFCVAQIVLAMKGYFRNSRELTSPEQWRRGGAFVGPGSYGEKVALIGDGAVACRTRQLLEPYRLAVTMVPSRPAWRTVSLEEVFAESFVVSNHLPDRDDNAGVLDGHLFASMRPGAVFLNTGRGRQVNETELIAVLETRPDLTALLDVTDPEPPAAGSKLYTLPNVRLSSHIAGSVNDEVHRLAELVIEEFERWRMGDTLRFRVEESMLITSSR; from the coding sequence ATGAAGCCGAAAGCGTTGTTCTGGTGCGGTACGCCGGAGCGAATCGGGGAAGTTTTTTCTCCGGAGCAGCGCCGTCGGCTGGCCAGGTTGACCGACCTGACGCCGGAAGTGGTCAACCATGCCAATTTTTCCGCCGAGCGCCACGGCGGCGCCGAAGTGATCTTTTCCACCTGGGGAATGGAACCGTTGCGGGAGGCAGAACTCGCGGCGCTGCCGACATTGAAAGTGCTTTTCTATGCCGCCGGCGCCACCGATGCGTTTGTCCGGCCGTTGCTGCGGCGCGGCATCGCCGTCGTCAGCGCCTGGCAGGCCAATGCGATTCCGGTGGCGGAATTCTGCGTCGCCCAGATCGTGCTGGCGATGAAAGGATATTTTCGCAACAGCCGGGAGTTGACTTCGCCGGAGCAATGGCGGCGCGGCGGCGCTTTTGTCGGTCCGGGCAGCTATGGCGAAAAAGTGGCGCTGATCGGCGATGGCGCCGTCGCCTGTCGGACCAGACAGTTGCTGGAACCCTACCGTTTGGCGGTGACGATGGTGCCGTCGCGGCCGGCTTGGCGCACTGTTTCGCTGGAGGAGGTTTTTGCCGAGTCCTTTGTCGTCAGCAACCATCTGCCGGACCGGGATGACAATGCCGGCGTGCTCGACGGCCATTTGTTCGCTTCGATGCGGCCCGGCGCGGTCTTTCTGAACACCGGCCGCGGCCGCCAGGTCAATGAAACGGAACTGATTGCGGTGTTGGAAACCCGGCCCGATCTGACCGCGCTGCTGGACGTTACCGATCCGGAGCCGCCGGCGGCCGGTTCGAAGCTGTACACGCTGCCGAACGTCCGGCTGTCGAGCCATATCGCCGGTTCGGTCAACGACGAAGTGCATCGATTGGCGGAACTGGTGATCGAAGAGTTCGAACGCTGGCGGATGGGAGACACGCTGCGCTTCCGGGTGGAAGAATCGATGTTGATCACCAGCTCCCGGTGA